The Phacochoerus africanus isolate WHEZ1 chromosome 3, ROS_Pafr_v1, whole genome shotgun sequence genome window below encodes:
- the SCG2 gene encoding secretogranin-2: MAEAKTHWLGASLSLILLIFLLATAEAASFQRNQLLQKEPDLRLENVQRFASPEMIRALEYIEKLRQQAHKEESSPDYNPYQGVSVPLQQKENNDLQESSRDSLSEDEWMKIILEALRQAENEPQSSLKENKPYTLNSEKNFPMDMPDDYETQQWPERKLKHMRFPPMYEENSRDNPFKRTNEIVEEQYTPQSLATLESVFQELGKLTGPNNQKRERVDEEQKLYTDDEDDIYKANNIAYEDVVGGEDWNPVEEKIESQTQEEVRDSKENIEKSEQINDEMKRSGQLGLQDEDLRKEGKDQLSEDVSKVIAYLKRLANAMGSGKSQNGQNGERANRLFEKPLDSQSIYQLIELSRNLQIPPEDLIDMLKTGEKPNASVEPEQELEIPVDLDDISEVDLDHPDLFQNKMLSKNGYSKTPGRAVSEALPDGLSVEDILSLLGMENAANQKPPYFPNHYNREKILPRLPYGPGRAKANQLPKAVWMPDVENRQMAYDNLNDKDQELGEYLARMLVKYPEIMNSNQVKRVPSQGSSEDDLQEENQIEQAIKERLNQHSSQETDKLALVSKRLPVATPKSDDAPNRQYLDEDLLMKVLEYLNQEKAEKGREHIAKRAMENM, translated from the coding sequence atggCAGAAGCTAAGACTCACTGGCTTGGAGCATCCCTGTCTCTCATCCTTTTAATTTTCCTCCTTGCTACGGCTGAAGCAGCTTCATTTCAGAGAAACCAGCTGCTTCAGAAGGAACCAGATCTCAGATTAGAAAATGTCCAAAGGTTTGCCAGTCCTGAAATGATCAGGGCTTTGGAGTATATAGAAAAGCTTCGGCAACAAGCTCACAAAGAAGAAAGCAGTCCAGATTACAATCCCTACCAAGGTGTCTCTGTTCCCcttcagcaaaaagaaaacaatgacttGCAAGAAAGTTCAAGAGATTCCCTGAGTGAAGATGAGTGGATGAAGATAATACTTGAAGCTTTGAGACAGGCTGAAAATGAGCCCCAGTCTTCACTGAAAGAAAACAAGCCCTATACTTTGAATTCAGAAAAGAACTTTCCAATGGACATGCCTGATGATTATGAGACTCAGCAGTGGCCAGAAAGGAAGCTCAAGCACATGCGTTTCCCTCCTATGTATGAAGAGAATTCCAGAGACAACCCCTTTAAACGCACAAATGAAATCGTGGAGGAACAGTATACTCCTCAAAGTCTTGCTACATTGGAATCTGTCTTCCAAGAGCTGGGGAAACTGACAGGACCCAACAACCAGAAGCGTGAGAGGGTTGATGAGGAGCAAAAACTTTACACAGATGATGAAGATGATATCTACAAGGCCAATAACATTGCCTATGAAGATGTGGTTGGGGGAGAAGATTGGAACCCAGTAGAGGAAAAAATAGAGAGTCAAACCCAGGAAGAGGTAAGAGACAGCAAGGAGAATATAGAAAAAAGTGAACAAATCAATGATGAAATGAAGCGTTCAGGGCAGCTGGGTCTCCAGGATGAAGATCTCCGAAAAGAGGGTAAAGACCAACTTTCAGAGGATGTCTCCAAAGTAATTGCCTATCTGAAAAGATTGGCGAATGCTATGGGAAGTGGGAAGTCGCAGAATGGGCAGAATGGGGAAAGAGCAAACAGGCTTTTTGAGAAACCACTTGATTCTCAATCTATTTATCAGCTGATTGAACTCTCAAGGAATTTACAGATACCCCCCGAAGACTTAATTGACATGCTCAAAACTGGAGAGAAGCCAAATGCATCAGTGGAACCAGAGCAGGAGCTTGAAATTCCTGTTGACCTAGATGACATCTCAGAGGTTGACTTAGACCATCCAGATCTGTTCCAAAACAAGATGCTCTCCAAGAATGGCTATTCCAAAACACCTGGCCGTGCTGTGTCAGAGGCCCTACCAGATGGACTCAGTGTTGAGGACATTTTAAGTCTTTTAGGGATGGAGAATGCAGCAAACCAAAAGCCTCCATATTTTCCCAATCACTATAACCGAGAGAAGATTCTGCCGAGACTCCCCTATGGTCCAGGAAGAGCTAAAGCAAATCAACTTCCCAAAGCTGTTTGGATGCCAGATGTTGAAAACCGGCAAATGGCCTATGACAACCTGAATGATAAGGATCAAGAATTAGGAGAGTACTTGGCCAGGATGCTAGTTAAGTACCCTGAGATCATGAATTCAAACCAGGTGAAGCGAGTTCCCAGTCAAGGCTCATCTGAAGATGACCTACAGGAAGAGAACCAAATCGAGCAGGCCATCAAAGAGCGTCTGAATCAACACAGCTCTCAGGAGACTGACAAACTGGCCTTGGTAAGCAAAAGGCTCCCTGTGGCGACCCCGAAGAGTGATGATGCCCCAAACAGACAGTACTTGGATGAAGATCTGTTAATGAAAGTGCTGGAATACCTCAaccaagaaaaggcagaaaagggaaGGGAGCATATTGCTAAGAGAGCGATGGAAAATATGTAA